The sequence GCGACGACGCTCGGCTTCAATCATCGCTTCCTGCGCGCGGAAGAGCGCGCGCAAATCGGCGGGCAGCGCTGCAAGACGGGCGGGATCAAAGGGGGACGGCGGCACATCCGCAAGCTATCATCCCAAAGCCCCGCGCGAAACAGGTTGTCGGGTCTGAGTCAGTTCGCCGCAGCTGGCGTCGCGACAATCCGTTCGCCCACTCGCTTCCAGTTCAGCCCTTCAAACAGCGCTTCGAACTGCACGCGCGTCAGATGCATGACGCCGTCGCTGATCTGCGGCCACTCGAAACGACCATCGCGGCCAAGGCGCTTGTAGACCAAAACGAGGCCCGTGCCGTCCCATAGCAAAATCTTCAGCCGGTCGGCGCGCTTCGAACGAAAAACCACGATCAGGCCCGAATGCGGATCGAGCCCAAGCGTGTTTTG is a genomic window of Bradyrhizobium elkanii USDA 76 containing:
- the tnpB gene encoding IS66 family insertion sequence element accessory protein TnpB (TnpB, as the term is used for proteins encoded by IS66 family insertion elements, is considered an accessory protein, since TnpC, encoded by a neighboring gene, is a DDE family transposase.) codes for the protein MIIPAQGLRIVLAVRPVDFRCGHDALAGLVQNTLGLDPHSGLIVVFRSKRADRLKILLWDGTGLVLVYKRLGRDGRFEWPQISDGVMHLTRVQFEALFEGLNWKRVGERIVATPAAAN